A region from the Polaribacter sp. Hel1_33_78 genome encodes:
- a CDS encoding universal stress protein has translation MKKILIPIDFSENAINAVNYALALFKDEFCKFYILHAYQEDIYLSTVPITREVIKEVIRAVGKDSQLQLKNTLKQIKKLSHNSKHVFKIISANNILVDEADRVVEEKNIDLIVMGTRGKTNNKKLTFGSHTLQVLKYVKCPVLVIPESYTYKEPDHILFATDYSIPYQQRELELLGEIASDNNSIVDLLYISEGNHLSLRQERNQSFIKENLRNTKVHFKITKDKNISNEIYRYIKDYETDLLVMINRRHSFLENILFQDNVDKIGLSINIPFLALQNMRRN, from the coding sequence ATGAAAAAAATACTAATTCCGATTGATTTTTCTGAAAACGCAATAAATGCGGTTAATTATGCTTTGGCATTGTTTAAAGATGAATTTTGCAAGTTTTATATTTTACATGCATATCAAGAAGATATTTATTTAAGTACTGTTCCAATTACTAGAGAAGTGATTAAAGAGGTTATTAGAGCAGTTGGAAAGGATTCACAATTACAATTAAAAAATACACTAAAGCAAATTAAAAAGCTTTCACATAACTCTAAGCATGTATTTAAAATTATATCGGCCAATAACATTCTTGTAGATGAGGCAGATAGAGTTGTCGAAGAAAAAAATATAGATCTTATTGTTATGGGAACTCGTGGCAAAACAAATAATAAAAAATTAACTTTTGGAAGCCATACACTTCAAGTTTTAAAATATGTTAAATGTCCAGTTTTGGTTATTCCAGAAAGTTATACTTATAAAGAACCAGATCATATTCTTTTTGCTACAGACTATAGTATACCCTATCAACAAAGAGAGTTAGAACTTTTAGGTGAAATAGCATCTGATAATAATTCAATAGTAGATTTATTATACATTTCAGAAGGTAATCATTTATCTCTTAGACAAGAAAGGAACCAGTCTTTTATTAAAGAAAACCTCAGAAATACAAAGGTTCATTTTAAAATAACAAAAGATAAAAATATTTCGAATGAAATTTATAGATACATAAAAGATTACGAAACTGATCTTTTAGTTATGATAAATAGAAGACATTCTTTTTTAGAAAATATTCTATTTCAAGATAATGTAGATAAAATAGGTTTATCTATAAATATTCCTTTTTTGGCCCTACAAAATATGAGACGTAATTAA